Proteins encoded together in one Cicer arietinum cultivar CDC Frontier isolate Library 1 chromosome 4, Cicar.CDCFrontier_v2.0, whole genome shotgun sequence window:
- the LOC101512825 gene encoding probable carbohydrate esterase At4g34215, with amino-acid sequence METDGDPKENPPKTKKQIFILSGQSNMAGRGGVIKNSHHTPNKRWNGVVPPECSPDPSILRFNAALNWEQAHEPLHADIDTKKVCGIGPGMSFANAVRRRVAGELGLVPCAVGGTAIKEWARGEELYENMVKRSKESVKGDESSEIKALLWYQGESDTSSEYDGEVYKVKMENLIHNVRQDLNLPSLPIIQVALASGFEYIEKVREAQKGINLPNVICVDAKGLQLKEDNLHLNTEAQVKLGHMLAEVYLTHFNV; translated from the exons ATGGAAACCGACGGAGATCCAAAGGAAAACCCACCCAAAACCAAAAAACAGATCTTCATACTCTCCGGTCAGAGCAACATGGCCGGTCGTGGCGGTGTCATCAAAAATTCCCATCACACCCCAAACAAGCGTTGGAACGGCGTTGTTCCGCCGGAGTGTAGTCCCGATCCTTCAATCCTCCGATTTAACGCCGCTCTCAATTGGGAACAAGCACACGAACCTCTCCACGCAGACATCGACACGAAGAAAGTATGCGGCATAGGTCCTGGAATGTCATTCGCAAACGCAGTGCGGCGGCGCGTAGCCGGCGAGTTGGGGTTAGTTCCCTGCGCCGTTGGTGGTACTGCTATAAAGGAGTGGGCGCGTGGGGAGGAATTGTATGAAAACATGGTGAAGAGAAGCAAAGAAAGCGTAAAGGGAGATGAGAGTAGCGAGATAAAAGCGTTGTTGTGGTATCAGGGAGAGAGTGACACGTCAAGTGAGTATGATGGTGAGGTTTACAAGGTGAAAATGGAGAATCTCATCCATAATGTGCGTCAAGATCTCAATTTGCCATCTCTTCCAATTATTCAG GTTGCGTTAGCCTCAGGATTTGAATACATTGAGAAAGTGAGAGAAGCGCAAAAAGGGATTAATCTTCCAAACGTGATTTGCGTGGACGCAAAAGGATTGCAATTGAAGGAAGATAATCTTCACTTGAATACAGAAGCTCAGGTTAAATTGGGTCACATGCTGGCTGAGGTGTATCTTACCCATTTTAATGTGTGA
- the LOC140919967 gene encoding uncharacterized protein, which produces MAYSQGRRWGHMTTNVSESINAVLKGTHNLPITALVQSTYYRLGVLYAERGQQHQASLASGRVYTDDCIDKIKCEVGKSNTHQVMQFDRNYYSFMVHETVNPREVRPIGHFKVNLQRKLCDCGKFQAIHIPCSHVIAACSYARQNYLVLISDVYKVVNVFNIYKEEFPPIPNEGY; this is translated from the coding sequence ATGGCTTATTCTCAAGGTCGACGATggggacacatgacaacaaacGTTTCTGAGTCCATCAACGCAGTGCTCAAGGGTACACACAATCTCCCAATCACTGCTTTGGTACAATCAACATACTATAGATTGGGAGTTTTATATGCAGAAAGGGGACAACAACATCAAGCATCATTAGCttctggtcgagtatacacagaCGATTGCATAGACAAGATTAAATGTGAAGTTGGTAAATCTAATACTCACCAAGTCATGCAATTCGACcgaaattattattctttcatGGTGCATGAAACAGTAAATCCAAGAGAGgtgcgaccaattggtcatttcaaagtcaaccttcaaagaaaattgTGTGATTGTGGAAAATTTCAAGCTATACATAttccttgttcacatgtcatagcTGCATGTTCTTATGctcgtcaaaactatttagtgctTATATCTGACGTGTACaaggttgttaatgtatttaacatctACAAAGAAGAGTTTCCACCTATACCTAATGAAGGATATTGA
- the LOC101513477 gene encoding D-3-phosphoglycerate dehydrogenase 1, chloroplastic, whose product MAANATSQTLRISPPSLSLSSKLPLSSAFSVSLRPNRRTTRSLVVFVSSGLDAKPTVLVAEKLGEAGLKLLKDFANVDCSYNLSPEELCTKISLCDALIVRSGTKVSREVFESSGGRLKVVGRAGVGIDNVDLAAATEHGCLVVNAPTANTVAAAEHGIALLAAMARNVAQADASVKAGKWQRNKYVGVSLVGKTLAVMGFGKVGSEVARRAKGLGMNVIAHDPYAPADRARAIGVELVSFDEAIGTADFISLHMPLTPATSKMLNDETFAKMKKGVRIVNVARGGVIDEDALVRALDSGIVAQAALDVFTVEPPATDSKLIMHELVTATPHLGASTMEAQEGVAIEIAEAVVGALKGELASTAVNAPMVPSEVLTELKPFVDLAEKLGRLAVQLVAGGSGVKTVKVTYASARAPDDLDTRLLRAMITKGLIEPISSVFVNLVNADFTAKQRGLRITEERVILDGSPENPLEFVQVQIANVESRFASAISDSGEITVEGRVKDGVPHLTKVGSFEVDVSLEGSIILCRQVDQPGMIGKVGSILGEENVNVSFMSVGRIAPRKQAVMAIGVDDQPRKETLKRIGDVPAVEEFVFLKL is encoded by the exons ATGGCCGCTAACGCAACTTCCCAAACCCTTCGAATCTCTCCTCCCTCACTTTCTCTCTCATCCAAACTCCCTCTCTCCTCCGCTTTCTCCGTTTCCCTCCGTCCCAACCGCCGCACCACCCGCTCCCTGGTCGTCTTCGTCTCCTCCGGCCTTGACGCTAAACCCACAGTCCTCGTCGCCGAGAAGCTAGGCGAAGCAGGACTCAAGCTTCTCAAAGACTTCGCCAACGTGGATTGCTCCTACAATCTCAGTCCTGAAGAGCTATGCACCAAGATCTCGCTATGTGACGCTCTCATTGTTCGTAGTGGCACCAAAGTCTCACGTGAAGTCTTTGAATCCTCTGGTGGTAGACTCAAGGTTGTTGGAAGAGCAGGTGTTGGAATTGATAACGTGGATCTGGCCGCCGCCACTGAACATGGTTGTTTGGTTGTTAATGCTCCCACCGCTAACACCGTCGCCGCCGCCGAGCACGGGATCGCGCTTTTGGCTGCCATGGCTAGAAACGTTGCTCAGGCTGATGCTTCCGTTAAAGCtg GGAAATGGCAGAGGAATAAGTATGTTGGAGTTTCCCTAGTTGGGAAGACACTTGCTGTAATGGGATTTGGGAAGGTTGGTTCTGAAGTTGCTAGGCGTGCTAAGGGGCTTGGTATGAACGTTATTGCTCATGACCCTTATGCTCCTGCTGATCGTGCTCGTGCTATTGGTGTCGAGCTTGTGAGCTTTGACGAGGCCATTGGTACTGCTGATTTCATCTCTTTGCATATGCCCCTTACGCCTGCTACCTCAAAGATGCTCAACGATGAGACTTTTGCTAAGATGAAAAAAGGAGTTCGAATTGTCAATGTTGCTCGTGGTGGAGTCATTGACGAGGATGCCCTTGTTAGAGCATTGGATTCTGGAATTGTAGCTCAG GCGGCTCTTGACGTTTTCACAGTGGAACCACCTGCCACAGACAGCAAGTTGATTATGCATGAGCTAGTTACTGCAACACCTCATCTTGGTGCCAGTACTATGGAAGCTCAA GAAGGTGTGGCTATTGAAATAGCAGAAGCTGTCGTTGGGGCTTTGAAAGGGGAGCTTGCTTCTACTGCCGTCAATGCACCAATGGTTCCCTCAGAG GTGTTAACAGAGCTAAAACCATTTGTTGATCTTGCTGAGAAACTGGGGAGGCTGGCTGTCCAACTGGTTGCAGGAGGAAGTGGGGTAAAGACAGTCAAAGTGACTTATGCTTCCGCTAGGGCCCCTGATGATCTTGACACACGTCTTCTTCGTGCTATGATAACAAAAGGTTTGATTGAGCCCATATCCAGTGTTTTCGTGAACTTAGTTAACGCTGATTTCACTGCTAAACAAAGAGGGCTAAGAATAACCGAGGAGAGAGTTATTCTTGATGGTTCACCTGAGAATCCACTTGAATTCGTCCAAGTCCAGATTGCTAATGTTGAATCTCGATTCGCTAGCGCAATATCAGATTCAGGGGAGATCACTGTTGAGGGTCGCGTGAAAGATGGTGTCCCCCATCTTACAAAGGTTGGATCTTTTGAAGTTGATGTGAGTTTGGAAGGTAGCATTATATTGTGCAGGCAGGTAGATCAACCAGGTATGATTGGAAAGGTAGGAAGCATCTTGGGTGAAGAGAATGTGAATGTGAGCTTCATGAGTGTTGGAAGGATTGCTCCACGAAAGCAAGCTGTGATGGCAATTGGCGTTGATGATCAACCACGAAAAGAAACTTTGAAAAGGATTGGAGATGTTCCTGCTGTTGAAGAATTTGTTTTCCTCAAGTTGTAA
- the LOC101513154 gene encoding sodium/proton antiporter 1 yields MAATFSIGTHFSMFHHSRNSRISSNGFFTLEPFVASSSSCRLRFGVPNPRLLRNNVLARAEDKARDSSSFQPPQSSQQQFQDLTSESGTCDPLCSVDETSSQDFEDNYQPKTDLLKAVAIFAAAATGTIAINHSWVAANQDLAMALLFVIGYAGIIFEESLAFNKSGVGLLMAVSLWVIRSIGAPSTDIAVSELSHASAEVSEIVFFLLGAMTIVEIVDAHQGFKIVTDNIKTRNPRLLLWVVGFITFFLSSVLDNLTSTIVMVSLLRKLVPPSEYRKILGAVVVIAANAGGAWTPIGDVTTTMLWIHGQITTVQTMKGLFLPSAISLAVPLALMSLTSEVNGKGQDSSNVLASEQMAPRGQLVFSVGLGALIFVPVFKALTGLPPYMGMLLGLGVLWILTDAIHYGESEKRQKLKVPQALSRIDTQGALFFLGILLSVSSLEAAGILREIANYLDAHVQNSELIASAIGVISALIDNVPLVAATMGMYDVTSFPQDSEFWQLVAFCAGTGGSMLVIGSAAGVAFMGMEKVDFVWYLKKVSGFAFAGYAAGIAAYLAVHNLNISLPTTLAEVPFLSGS; encoded by the exons ATGGCTGCTACGTTTTCAATCGGGACACACTTTTCCATGTTCCATCATTCGCGGAATTCTAGAATTTCATCTAATGGCTTCTTCACCTTGGAACCCTTcgttgcttcttcttcttcttgtagACTCAGATTCGGAGTTCCTAATCCCAGGTTACTTCGTAATAATGTATTGGCACGCGCTGAAGATAAAGCCAGAGATTCTTCTTCGTTTCAGCCTCCACAAAGTTCTCAGCAACAGTTCCAg GACTTGACATCAGAATCTGGAACTTGTGATCCTCTCTGTTCAGTTGATGAAACAAGCTCACAGGATTTTGAAGACAACTACCAGCCCAAGACTGATTTGCTCAAAGCTGTTGCAATATTTGCAGCCGCTGCAACTGGGACAATTGCTATTAACCATTCTTGGGTGGCTGCTAATCAG GATCTTGCTATGGCATTGCTATTTGTAATAGGATATGCAGGCATCATATTTGAAGAATCACTAGCCTTCAACAAAAGTGGAGTAGGACTATTGATGGCTGTAAGCTTATGGGTGATACGTAGTATTGGG GCTCCATCAACTGATATAGCTGTTTCAGAGCTATCACACGCATCTGCTGAAGTCAGTGAAATAGTGTTCTTCTTGCTTGGAGCAATGACCATTGTTGAGATAGTTGACGCTCATCAAGGATTTAAGATAGTTACCGACAATATAAAAACCCGAAACCCGCGCCTTCTCCTTTGGGTG GTTggatttattacattttttctCAGTTCAGTTCTGGACAACCTTACTTCCACCATTGTCATGGTTTCTTTGTTGCGGAAATTAGTACCTCCATCAGAGTATCGCAA GATTCTTGGAGCTGTTGTTGTAATAGCAGCAAATGCGGGTGGTGCATGGACTCCTATTGGTGACGTTACCACTACTATGCTGTGGATACATGGGCAAATAACCACAGTGCAAACAATGAAG gGTTTGTTTCTGCCTTCTGCCATTTCTCTAGCTGTTCCACTGGCTCTGATGTCCTTGACTAG TGAAGTTAATGGCAAGGGGCAGGATTCTTCGAATGTCTTGGCATCTGAACAGATGGCTCCTCGAGGACAGCTTGTTTTCTCGGTGGGTTTAGGAGCTTTGATTTTTGTTCCTGTGTTCAAAGCCCTCACTGGTTTGCCTCCGTACATGGGGATGTTGCTTGGACTTGGCGTGCTTTGGATACTTACCGACGCTATCCATTATGGTGAATCTGAAAAGAGACAGAAGCTTAAAGTGCCACAGGCTCTATCAAGGATTGACACTCAAGGAGCACTATTTTTCCTAGGAATTCTATTATCTGTTAGCAG CTTGGAGGCAGCAGGGATTCTTCGCGAAATAGCAAATTACCTCGATGCTCATGTCCAAAATAGTGAACTAATTGCGAGTGCTATTGGAGTAATATCTGCACTCATAGACAATGTTCCATTGGTTGCTGCAACAATGGGAATGTACGACGTCACTTCTTTCCCTCAAGATTCCGAGTTCTGGCAATTGGTTGCATTTTGTGCCGGTACTGGTGGATCCATGTTGGTTATTGGCTCGGCTGCTGGAGTTGCATTCATGGGGATGGAAAAAGTGGACTTCGTTTGGTACTTAAAAAAG GTTAGTGGCTTTGCTTTTGCAGGTTACGCCGCTGGTATTGCTGCGTATTTAGCCGTTCATAACCTCAACATCTCTTTACCAACAACTCTAGCGGAGGTTCCTTTTCTTTCTGGTTCTTAG
- the LOC101514020 gene encoding stress enhanced protein 1, chloroplastic isoform X2 — protein sequence MALAQSLSVSLCDTRVFASTKYPYPASAQFLKPTLLPARASFATGSPLVIRRNHERKTACKAMPVSIRCEQNTKGGNGLDVWLGRGAMIGFAVALSVEIATGKGLLENFGVSSPLPTVALAVTALVGVLTAVFIFQSASEN from the exons ATGGCACTTGCTCAATCTCTTTCCGTTTCCCTTTGCG ATACACGTGTTTTCGCCTCAACTAAATACCCTTACCCTGCCTCTGCTCAATTTCTTAAACCCACTTTGCTTCCTGCTCGAGCATCCTTCGCCACTGGTTCTCCACTTG TCATTCGGAGAAACCATGAAAGGAAGACCGCATGCAAAGCAATGCCAGTTTCGATAAGATGTGAGCAGAACACCAAGGGAGGGAACGGTTTGGATGTATGGCTAGGCCGGGGAGCCATGATTGGTTTTGCAGTAGCCCTTTCTGTTGAAATTGCTACCGGAAAGGGACTCCTAGAG AACTTTGGAGTCTCAAGTCCACTGCCAACAGTTGCCCTAGCCGTAACAGCACTGGTGGGTGTCTTGACGGCAGTTTTCATCTTTCAGTCAGCGTCAGAAAACTGA
- the LOC101514020 gene encoding stress enhanced protein 1, chloroplastic isoform X1, with amino-acid sequence MALAQSLSVSLCDTRVFASTKYPYPASAQFLKPTLLPARASFATGSPLVIRRNHERKTACKAMPVSIRCEQNTKGGNGLDVWLGRGAMIGFAVALSVEIATGKGLLEILQNFGVSSPLPTVALAVTALVGVLTAVFIFQSASEN; translated from the exons ATGGCACTTGCTCAATCTCTTTCCGTTTCCCTTTGCG ATACACGTGTTTTCGCCTCAACTAAATACCCTTACCCTGCCTCTGCTCAATTTCTTAAACCCACTTTGCTTCCTGCTCGAGCATCCTTCGCCACTGGTTCTCCACTTG TCATTCGGAGAAACCATGAAAGGAAGACCGCATGCAAAGCAATGCCAGTTTCGATAAGATGTGAGCAGAACACCAAGGGAGGGAACGGTTTGGATGTATGGCTAGGCCGGGGAGCCATGATTGGTTTTGCAGTAGCCCTTTCTGTTGAAATTGCTACCGGAAAGGGACTCCTAGAG ATTTTGCAGAACTTTGGAGTCTCAAGTCCACTGCCAACAGTTGCCCTAGCCGTAACAGCACTGGTGGGTGTCTTGACGGCAGTTTTCATCTTTCAGTCAGCGTCAGAAAACTGA
- the LOC101514575 gene encoding uncharacterized protein has product MEVPKVQDSLSWRKKQKVSSDVNTTGEINVVVKNKMSANQLAAKAMQLRLKGKNEEAQKLLEEAKVLNTKEGNQEDHTTRSRTEGSSRRYAMQRISAEQKKGEYDADMHLACNIMQNKQFKVSTQTDDEYDFEDGQNRKRRKKPGGDDSRNIQKKMNANRFLTQKERCLFCLENPNRPMHLVVSIANFTYLMLPPWQPVVPGHCCILPIPHEPATRTVDDNVWVEIRNFKKCLIMMFAKQDKEVVFLETVMELAQQRRHCMVECIPLPQDIAKEAPLYFKKAIDEAEDEWSQHNAKKLIDTSQKGLRNSIPEHFPYFHVEFGLNKGFVHVIDDEKEFKSSLGLNVIRGMLHLAEEDMHRRRRYETVEVQKQAVASFSKEWEHFDWTKQLHETS; this is encoded by the exons ATGGAAGTACCTAAAGTTCAAGATTCTTTATCTTGGCGAAAAAAGCAAAAGGTTTCTTCAGATGTAAACACAACTGGTGAAATAAATGTAGTAGTGAAGAATAAGATGAGTGCAAACCAGTTGGCAGCAAAGGCTATGCAACTTCGTTTGAAAGGAaagaatgaagaagctcagaaACTGTTG GAAGAAGCAAAGGTATTAAACACAAAGGAGGGAAACCAAGAAGATCATACAACTAGATCAAGAACCGAGGGAAGTTCTAGAAG GTATGCTATGCAGAGGATATCTGCTGAACAAAAGAAAGGAGAGTATGATGCTGATATGCATCTTGCTTGTAATATAATGCAGAACAAGCAATTTAAGGTTTCTACTCAGACAGATGATGAATACGACTTTGAAGATGGTCAAAACAGAAAGAGGAGAAAGAAGCCAGGAGGTGATGACTCCAGGAATATTCAAAAAAAGATGAATGCAAATCGATTCTTGACACAGAAAGAACGTTGCCTCTTTTGTTTGGAGAATCCAAATCGACCTATGCATCTTGTTGTGTCCATCGCAAATTTCACATATCTTATGTTACCACCGTGGCAACCTGTGGTGCCTGGTCATTGTTGTATTCTACCTATTCCG CATGAACCGGCTACAAGAACCGTGGATGATAATGTGTGGGTAGAAATTCGAAACTTCAAGAAATGCCTTATTATGATGTTTGCAAAGCAAGATAAGGAAGTAGTATTTCTTGAAACTGTGATGGAATTGGCACAACAACGGCGCCATTGTATGGTTGAGTGCATTCCTTTACCCCAAGATATTGCTAAAGAGGCTCCTTTATACTTTAAGAAG GCAATTGATGAAGCAGAAGATGAGTGGAGCCAACACAACGCTAAAAAACTCATTGATACGAGTCAAAAGGGTTTGCGCAATTCAATTCCGGAGCACTTCCCATATTTTCATGTAGAATTTGGTCTAAACAAAGGTTTTGTTCATGTTATCGATGATGAAAAGGAGTTTAAGAGTAGTCTTGGCTTGAATGTCATTAGAGGCATGCTTCATTTGGCCGAGGAAGACATGCATAGACGTCGGAGATACGAGACAGTGGAGGTGCAAAAGCAAGCTGTTGCTAGCTTTTCTAAAGAGTGGGAACATTTTGACTGGACAAAGCAGCTACATGAAACATCTTAA